The genomic stretch TGTGAAGCTGAGTAGATATGTAGAAGCACCCAAAACACTAGAGGCACAACGTCTGATACTATGTTATGTACAAGGTGAAGTGCGATCGAAGCGCGTAACCGCATAGGCAAGTCGTGCTTGGTGAAGATTTCGTTGAGTTTCATCAGAGGCGTTATTGTATCGGCGTCCGTATCCTCCTCGCCGCTCACGCTCTCGTCGTCATCTGGGACCCTCTTCGTAGGCGGGTTAGTCAAATCTTTGAACATTTTGGCAAATGTGTTCAAAAGATTCTTTTTTGCAAGAGCAGCTCCTGGTAAACCTTGGATGGGGGATAGTCGCGGTAATGCGAGAGCGAGAGCCCAATAGCGTTCGTTGAAGGTAGCCAGATTGGTGGCAAGCAGTTGATACGATTCGGTAAATTGAGCCCCCAGGATCGGTGGTAGAATGGCGTTGCAGCAAAACTCGTTGAGCAATATGAACAAATCGCATTCTGCTTCTGACGTGCCATCTGTGAGGTCTACATTCGATACGCGCTCCCATGGCATTTGGTCGACAATAGATGAGTTAAAAGTAGTCAGGTCGGGGAGCGAGTCAGACAAAATGTTCAGCGATAGTCTGATCAGGTTCTCCCTTGTCGCTCCCGTGTGAAGTTCTGTTTGGACGGCTTGGTCAATTTCCTGGCGAAGTTCAATGTAGTGGCTTTCCATTTCTTTTGGCAAGTTGAATGCATTTCGGAGAAGGGCGGTTTGGTTGTTGTCTGGCACCTCCAAATTATGCCAGTTGTCGTATAGTTGGCGAATTAGTGATTCCGAGAGAAGGACACTGTGCTTGGTTCCAGCTGCATTGTATGCAATTATACTTGTTATCGAAGATTCGCTGTTGCTTGTCAGACTAGTTCCCTCGTCGGAATTTCTTAAACTAACCGGATACCATTCAACCACTCCTGTCCCCCGAGGGCAATACTCCAGAAGTGTTGTAACCCCGGGATCCAGTATGGAAGCGATTGTACCCGTCTCGCCCCATTTTGCGTAGTAATGACTTTTGATGAGCTGGAAAGGAGTCTGGTTGGTAATAGCACAAACACGGCCGAGACTGCGAATTGAGGTAAGAGATCGAACCAAGAGAAGTTTTCCGGAATGAATTGTAGGACAGTTTGATCGAACTCAAAGTACCAAGCGATAGCTAGTGCGACCGGACTGAAGAGCGTGGTGTACCATAATGGCAGAAACAAGGTCCTTATAACGCGGTTCGAGGCATACACAGCCAGGAACAAAGTCCTAAGGGAAACCATGATGGCGGTGACAAAAATGACAGTATCCTGCGCCGCCTCCCTTGGCGATGAGTCAGTTTTGGGAGGAAATGGAAAGCGCTCCGGCTATACTGGTAGTTCGTGGTGCAGCTTGAGACGGTTTGTCGGCGTGCAAAGGTGCGGGTAGTCGAATGATAGCCTTCAGCCTCAAGCCATGAGGCTCTTAATCGGCGACTATGGGCTTCTGAGCGTTCCTACCAATCGGTTTGGACGGCGAAGACCGTTGAAATGTACCTTGCAGGGTGTGATTGATGCGGCTGAACGTGTTGGTTTGTAGGGCCACGGTAACATTCGATGCGCGCTAGAAGCCACATCCTTGCTCAGCTCGCTTGCGAAAACGTGCAACCCCTCAGCCCTACTATCACCACCTTTTGCAGATTGGACCAAATTGGACTCCGCGATCTGACCAACTTGTAGACCGCTTAGAGTCTGTGACATAGCCACAATCTGTATGTGAGTTTCATCTTGCAGATTACTTCACCAGCTGGGTGCATGCGCCCTTTGCAATCGCAAAGCGGTCGCCAAATTTAGTGCTACCTATCCACACCGACAGGAATTGCGCCCTTCACCGTTGAAGATGGCTAATTCCGCTCCAACAGTCATCCAAGTGCCTGCCGTGAAGGTTTTTTATCCCATAGCGGAACAGCATATTTTTCCCTTTTCATAAGGTACATTAATGCACCAAATCTCCTGCTCAGACGTAAAATTCCGTTAACAATCCTTCCAGCGACTTCGGCGATACAGCCGTAGCTATACTTCTAGATCTTACCACACCGATCATACCACCCTACCATACCACCTTTACCACTTGTAACGGATAAATTCCAGTATTAGCCGAAGATGGCATCTACACCGTCGGTACCGGCACACCTGAACTTCATAACGGGCAACAAGAACAAGCTCGCAGAAGTCCAAGCCATCCTTGCTGGCGTCATTGAACTCCGAAACCAGAATGTCGACCTCGTCGAAGTCCAAGGCACCGTGGAAGAAGTTACCATGGACAAGGCGCGAAGAGCTGCTGATGCTGCATGTCGCAATCCCGCGTTCCAACTATCGCTCTACTAACCATCCTTCAGATCCAAGGGCCCGTTCTAGTGGAAGATACATGTCTCGTCTTCAACGCCATGAACGGCCTCCCAGGGCCGTA from Pyrenophora tritici-repentis strain M4 chromosome 1, whole genome shotgun sequence encodes the following:
- a CDS encoding Ham1p domain containing protein, with protein sequence MASTPSVPAHLNFITGNKNKLAEVQAILAGVIELRNQNVDLVEVQGTVEEVTMDKARRAADAACRNPAFQLSLY